From a region of the Ammospiza nelsoni isolate bAmmNel1 chromosome 26, bAmmNel1.pri, whole genome shotgun sequence genome:
- the STAT3 gene encoding signal transducer and activator of transcription 3 isoform X2, which produces MAQWNQLQQLDTRYLEQLHQLYSDSFPMELRQFLAPWIESQDWAYAASKESHATLVFHNLLGEIDQQYSRFLQESNVLYQHNLRRIKQFLQSRYLEKPMEIARIVARCLWEESRLLQTAATAAQQGGQATHPTAAVVTEKQQMLEQHLQDVRKRVQDLEQKMKVVENLQDDFDFNYKTLKSQGDMQDLNGNNQSVTRQKMQQLEQMLTALDQMRRGIVSELAGLLSAMEYVQKMLADEELADWKRRQQIACIGGPPNICLDRLENWITSLAESQLQTRQQIKKLEELQQKVSYKGDPIVQHRPMLEERIVELFRNLMKSAFVVERQPCMPMHPDRPLVIKTGVQFTTKVRLLVKFPELNYQLKIKVCIDKDSGDVAALRGSRKFNILGTNTKVMNMEESNNGSLSAEFKHLTLREQRCGNGGRANCDASLIVTEELHLITFETEVYHQGLKIDLETHSLPVVVISNICQMPNAWASILWYNMLTNNPKNVNFFTKPPIGTWDQVAEVLSWQFSSTTKRGLSIEQLTTLAEKLLGPGVNYSGCQITWAKFCKENMAGKGFSFWVWLDNIIDLVKKYILALWNEGYIMGFISKERERAILSTKPPGTFLLRFSESSKEGGITFTWVEKDISGKTQIQSVEPYTKQQLNNMSFAEIIMGYKIMDATNILVSPLVYLYPDIPKEEAFGKYCRSESQEHSEATDSGAAPYLKTKFICVTPTSFSNTIDLPMSPRTLDSLMQFGTGGEGAESNAGGQFESLTFDMELTPECASSPM; this is translated from the exons ATGGCGCAGTGGaaccagctgcagcagctcgaCACGCGCtacctggagcagctccaccaGCTCTACAGCGACAGCTTCCCCATGGAGCTCCGGCAGTTCCTGGCCCCCTGGATTGAAAGCCAGGACTG GGCCTATGCTGCCAGCAAGGAGTCTCATGCCACGCTGGTGTTCCACAACCTGCTGGGGGAGATTGACCAGCAGTACAGCCGCTTCCTGCAGGAGTCCAACGTCCTCTACCAGCACAACCTGCGCCGCATCAAGCAGTTCCTGCAG AGCAGATACCTGGAGAAGCCAATGGAGATCGCCCGCATCGTGGCTCGCTGCCTCTGGGAAGAGTCCCGGCTCCTCCAGACAGCTGCTACTGCAGCCCAG caAGGGGGACAGGCAacacatcccacagcagctgtggtgacagagaagcagcagatgctggagcagcacctgcaggatgTCAGGAAGAGGGTGCAG GATCTGGAGCAGAAGATGAAAGTGGTGGAAAATCTCCAGGATGACTTTGATTTTAACTACAAGACTTTGAAAAGCCAAGGAG ACATGCAGGACCTGAACGGGAACAACCAGTCAGTGACCAGGCAGAagatgcagcagctggagcaaatGCTGACAGCACTGGACCAGATGCGCAGG GGCATAGTGAGTGAGctggctgggctgctctcagccaTGGAGTATGTGCAGAAGATGCTGGCAGATGAGGAACTGGCAGACTGGAAGAGGAGACAGCAGATTGCCTGCATTGGTGGCCCACCCAATATCTGCCTGGACAGGCTTGAGAACTG gatAACCTCCCTCGCTGAATCACAGCTACAGACCCGGCAGCAGATCAAGAAGTtggaagagctgcagcaaaaAGTGTCCTACAAGGGTGACCCAATCGTGCAGCACCGGCCCATGCTGGAGGAGCGCATCGTGGAGCTGTTCAGGAACCTGATGAAAAG TGCTTTTGTGGTGGAGAGGCAGCCCTGCATGCCCATGCACCCTGACAGGCCCCTGGTCATCAAGACAGGTGTGCAGTTCACCACCAAAGTCAG GTTGTTGGTCAAGTTCCCAGAGCTGAACTATCAGCTGAAAATCAAAGTCTGCATTGACAA GGACTCTGGGGATGTTGCAGCACTTCGTGG GTCCCGCAAGTTTAACATCCTGGGGACCAACACCAAGGTGATGAACATGGAAGAGTCAAACAATGGCAGCCTCTCAGCAGAGTTCAAGCACCTG ACCCTGAGGGAGCAGCGCTGTGGCAATGGAGGCAGAGCCAACTGTGAT GCCTCGCTGATAGTCACTGAGGAGCTGCACCTCATCACTTTTGAGACAGAGGTGTATCACCAGGGGCTGAAGATCGACCTGGAG ACCCACTCGCTGCCTGTGGTGGTCATCTCCAACATCTGCCAGATGCCCAATGCCTGGGCATCCATCCTGTGGTACAACATGCTGACCAACAACCCCAAG AACGTGAACTTCTTCACCAAGCCCCCCATTGGCACCTGGGACCAGGTGGCAGAGGTGCTGAGCTGGCAGTTCTCCTCCACCACCAAGCGTGGGCTCAGCATCGAGCAGCTCACCACGCTGGCAGAGAAACTGCTGG gaCCAGGTGTGAATTACTCTGGCTGTCAGATCACCTGGGCCAAGTTCTGCAAG GAGAACATGGCTGGCAAAGGCTTCTCTTTCTGGGTCTGGCTGGACAACATCATTGACTTGGTCAAGAAGTACATCCTGGCACTGTGGAATGAAGG GTACATCATGGGCTTCATCAGCAAGGAGCGGGAGCGAGCCATCCTGAGCACCAAGCCCCCAGGGACCTTCCTGCTGCGCTTCAGTGAGAGCAGCAAGGAGGGTGGCATCACCTTCACCTGGGTGGAGAAGGACATCAGTG GAAAGACACAGATCCAGTCGGTGGAGCCTTACaccaagcagcagctgaacaacATGTCCTTTGCTGAGATCATCATGGGCTACAAGATCATGGATGCCACCAACATCCTGGTGTCCCCTCTGGTGTACCTGTACCCAGACATCCCCAAGGAGGAGGCATTTGGGAAGTACTGCCGCTCTGAGAGCCAGGAGCACTCGGAAGCCACGGACTCAG GTGCTGCCCCATACCTGAAGACCAAGTTCATCTGTGTCACCCC CACCTCCTTCAGCAACACCATCGACCTGCCCATGTCCCCGCGCACGCTGGACTCGCTCATGCAGTTCGGCACCGGCGGCGAGGGCGCGGAGAGCAACGCAGGGGGGCAGTTTG AGTCGCTGACCTTCGACATGGAGCTGACCCCAGAGTGCGCGTCCTCGCCCATGTGA
- the STAT3 gene encoding signal transducer and activator of transcription 3 isoform X1, translated as MAQWNQLQQLDTRYLEQLHQLYSDSFPMELRQFLAPWIESQDWAYAASKESHATLVFHNLLGEIDQQYSRFLQESNVLYQHNLRRIKQFLQSRYLEKPMEIARIVARCLWEESRLLQTAATAAQQGGQATHPTAAVVTEKQQMLEQHLQDVRKRVQDLEQKMKVVENLQDDFDFNYKTLKSQGDMQDLNGNNQSVTRQKMQQLEQMLTALDQMRRGIVSELAGLLSAMEYVQKMLADEELADWKRRQQIACIGGPPNICLDRLENWITSLAESQLQTRQQIKKLEELQQKVSYKGDPIVQHRPMLEERIVELFRNLMKSAFVVERQPCMPMHPDRPLVIKTGVQFTTKVRLLVKFPELNYQLKIKVCIDKDSGDVAALRGSRKFNILGTNTKVMNMEESNNGSLSAEFKHLTLREQRCGNGGRANCDASLIVTEELHLITFETEVYHQGLKIDLETHSLPVVVISNICQMPNAWASILWYNMLTNNPKNVNFFTKPPIGTWDQVAEVLSWQFSSTTKRGLSIEQLTTLAEKLLGPGVNYSGCQITWAKFCKENMAGKGFSFWVWLDNIIDLVKKYILALWNEGYIMGFISKERERAILSTKPPGTFLLRFSESSKEGGITFTWVEKDISGKTQIQSVEPYTKQQLNNMSFAEIIMGYKIMDATNILVSPLVYLYPDIPKEEAFGKYCRSESQEHSEATDSGSAAPYLKTKFICVTPTSFSNTIDLPMSPRTLDSLMQFGTGGEGAESNAGGQFESLTFDMELTPECASSPM; from the exons ATGGCGCAGTGGaaccagctgcagcagctcgaCACGCGCtacctggagcagctccaccaGCTCTACAGCGACAGCTTCCCCATGGAGCTCCGGCAGTTCCTGGCCCCCTGGATTGAAAGCCAGGACTG GGCCTATGCTGCCAGCAAGGAGTCTCATGCCACGCTGGTGTTCCACAACCTGCTGGGGGAGATTGACCAGCAGTACAGCCGCTTCCTGCAGGAGTCCAACGTCCTCTACCAGCACAACCTGCGCCGCATCAAGCAGTTCCTGCAG AGCAGATACCTGGAGAAGCCAATGGAGATCGCCCGCATCGTGGCTCGCTGCCTCTGGGAAGAGTCCCGGCTCCTCCAGACAGCTGCTACTGCAGCCCAG caAGGGGGACAGGCAacacatcccacagcagctgtggtgacagagaagcagcagatgctggagcagcacctgcaggatgTCAGGAAGAGGGTGCAG GATCTGGAGCAGAAGATGAAAGTGGTGGAAAATCTCCAGGATGACTTTGATTTTAACTACAAGACTTTGAAAAGCCAAGGAG ACATGCAGGACCTGAACGGGAACAACCAGTCAGTGACCAGGCAGAagatgcagcagctggagcaaatGCTGACAGCACTGGACCAGATGCGCAGG GGCATAGTGAGTGAGctggctgggctgctctcagccaTGGAGTATGTGCAGAAGATGCTGGCAGATGAGGAACTGGCAGACTGGAAGAGGAGACAGCAGATTGCCTGCATTGGTGGCCCACCCAATATCTGCCTGGACAGGCTTGAGAACTG gatAACCTCCCTCGCTGAATCACAGCTACAGACCCGGCAGCAGATCAAGAAGTtggaagagctgcagcaaaaAGTGTCCTACAAGGGTGACCCAATCGTGCAGCACCGGCCCATGCTGGAGGAGCGCATCGTGGAGCTGTTCAGGAACCTGATGAAAAG TGCTTTTGTGGTGGAGAGGCAGCCCTGCATGCCCATGCACCCTGACAGGCCCCTGGTCATCAAGACAGGTGTGCAGTTCACCACCAAAGTCAG GTTGTTGGTCAAGTTCCCAGAGCTGAACTATCAGCTGAAAATCAAAGTCTGCATTGACAA GGACTCTGGGGATGTTGCAGCACTTCGTGG GTCCCGCAAGTTTAACATCCTGGGGACCAACACCAAGGTGATGAACATGGAAGAGTCAAACAATGGCAGCCTCTCAGCAGAGTTCAAGCACCTG ACCCTGAGGGAGCAGCGCTGTGGCAATGGAGGCAGAGCCAACTGTGAT GCCTCGCTGATAGTCACTGAGGAGCTGCACCTCATCACTTTTGAGACAGAGGTGTATCACCAGGGGCTGAAGATCGACCTGGAG ACCCACTCGCTGCCTGTGGTGGTCATCTCCAACATCTGCCAGATGCCCAATGCCTGGGCATCCATCCTGTGGTACAACATGCTGACCAACAACCCCAAG AACGTGAACTTCTTCACCAAGCCCCCCATTGGCACCTGGGACCAGGTGGCAGAGGTGCTGAGCTGGCAGTTCTCCTCCACCACCAAGCGTGGGCTCAGCATCGAGCAGCTCACCACGCTGGCAGAGAAACTGCTGG gaCCAGGTGTGAATTACTCTGGCTGTCAGATCACCTGGGCCAAGTTCTGCAAG GAGAACATGGCTGGCAAAGGCTTCTCTTTCTGGGTCTGGCTGGACAACATCATTGACTTGGTCAAGAAGTACATCCTGGCACTGTGGAATGAAGG GTACATCATGGGCTTCATCAGCAAGGAGCGGGAGCGAGCCATCCTGAGCACCAAGCCCCCAGGGACCTTCCTGCTGCGCTTCAGTGAGAGCAGCAAGGAGGGTGGCATCACCTTCACCTGGGTGGAGAAGGACATCAGTG GAAAGACACAGATCCAGTCGGTGGAGCCTTACaccaagcagcagctgaacaacATGTCCTTTGCTGAGATCATCATGGGCTACAAGATCATGGATGCCACCAACATCCTGGTGTCCCCTCTGGTGTACCTGTACCCAGACATCCCCAAGGAGGAGGCATTTGGGAAGTACTGCCGCTCTGAGAGCCAGGAGCACTCGGAAGCCACGGACTCAGGTA GTGCTGCCCCATACCTGAAGACCAAGTTCATCTGTGTCACCCC CACCTCCTTCAGCAACACCATCGACCTGCCCATGTCCCCGCGCACGCTGGACTCGCTCATGCAGTTCGGCACCGGCGGCGAGGGCGCGGAGAGCAACGCAGGGGGGCAGTTTG AGTCGCTGACCTTCGACATGGAGCTGACCCCAGAGTGCGCGTCCTCGCCCATGTGA